In a single window of the Nodularia spumigena CCY9414 genome:
- a CDS encoding pyridoxal phosphate-dependent aminotransferase gives MKLAARVSKVTPSLTLAIAAKAKAMKAEGIDVCSFSAGEPDFDTPAHIKAAAATALESGKTKYGPAAGEPKLRDAIAHKLKTENGLDYQSENVIVTNGGKHSLFNLMLALIDPGDEVIIPAPYWLSYPEMVTLVGGKPVIVTTDAATDYKVTPEQLRQAITPRTKLFILNSPSNPTGMVYTPDEIKALAQVVVDADIFVVSDEIYERILYDGAEHITIGSLGKEIFDRTLISNGFAKAYSMTGWRLGYLAGPVEIIKAASTIQGHSTSNVCTFAQYGAIAALESSQDCVETMRQAFAKRRQVMLDRLNAIPGLSCAKPDGAFYLFPDISKTGLKSLEFCNALLEAHQVAVIPGIAFGADQNIRLSYATDMATIDKGMDRLEKFVSSLV, from the coding sequence ATGAAGCTGGCAGCACGAGTAAGTAAGGTGACCCCTTCTTTAACCTTAGCGATCGCAGCTAAAGCTAAGGCCATGAAGGCTGAGGGAATAGACGTTTGTAGTTTCAGCGCTGGAGAACCGGATTTTGACACTCCAGCCCACATCAAAGCCGCCGCAGCGACAGCTTTGGAGTCAGGTAAAACCAAGTATGGCCCAGCAGCTGGAGAACCAAAGTTAAGGGATGCGATCGCCCATAAGCTAAAAACTGAGAACGGTCTTGATTATCAATCTGAGAATGTAATTGTCACTAACGGCGGTAAGCATTCTCTGTTTAACTTGATGTTAGCCCTAATTGATCCGGGTGATGAGGTAATTATTCCGGCTCCCTATTGGCTCAGTTACCCGGAAATGGTAACATTAGTTGGTGGGAAACCAGTAATTGTCACCACAGATGCGGCGACGGATTATAAAGTTACTCCAGAACAACTACGTCAAGCAATTACACCAAGAACAAAGTTATTTATTCTCAATTCCCCATCTAATCCCACCGGGATGGTGTACACGCCAGATGAAATTAAAGCACTGGCGCAGGTAGTAGTGGATGCAGATATCTTTGTCGTTTCTGATGAGATTTACGAAAGGATTCTCTACGACGGTGCAGAACATATCACTATTGGTTCTCTGGGTAAAGAAATTTTTGACCGGACTTTAATCAGTAACGGGTTTGCGAAAGCTTACTCAATGACTGGTTGGCGACTGGGTTATTTAGCTGGGCCAGTGGAGATTATTAAAGCAGCTAGCACTATTCAAGGACATAGTACATCGAATGTGTGTACCTTTGCTCAATATGGTGCGATCGCCGCTTTAGAAAGTTCTCAAGACTGTGTAGAAACAATGCGCCAAGCTTTCGCCAAACGGCGACAAGTGATGTTAGACAGACTCAACGCCATTCCGGGATTGAGTTGTGCTAAACCAGACGGCGCATTTTATCTGTTTCCTGATATTAGCAAAACAGGCCTCAAGTCCCTGGAATTTTGTAACGCCCTCTTGGAAGCACACCAAGTAGCAGTGATTCCGGGTATTGCTTTTGGTGCTGACCAAAACATTCGCTTATCTTACGCCACTGATATGGCGACTATTGACAAAGGGATGGATAGGTTGGAGAAATTTGTGAGTTCTCTTGTTTAG